TTGTTTATAAGCCATGAAACTTCACCGTATTGTGGGATCAGGTAATGATCTTTTTGAACATAGTTTGATACTTTGCAACTCCAAGGTGTAGCTATGTAATGATCATCCACACCTCTAAATCGATTAGGTGAATATATTGAGCTTATCTCGCCTTTTTCATTAAAACTAAATTCTAATGAGGTAGTAGTATCTCCATCAGTTATAGTAGCTTTTGCAGTGTTTGCATCTATGCTTGTCCATTTCACTCCTTGACTCGGAAGAAGAGCTGTGGGGTACCATATAGCCTCAGCCAAATATCTTTGCAGGGCAGCTTCATTTAACTCTTTTTTTTCGAATTGATCAACTACAGTATAGACAGATAAAAACTTGGCTTTTATACCAGCTTTTGAATCTATGTACGAGTCAAACACATTTACATATATACCTGCATCTATGGATATTTTCGCATGCCATGTAAATCCTTTTGGCTTTGTAGAAAAAAACTGCTGAGCTTCTGTTTTTGAAAACTTCTCAGAATTCTCATCCATTCTAAACTCTCCAACCTGTGATACGTAAGCTCTGTTGATAATCGCAGATTTGTCTTTTAAAACAAGATGAAAATATTTTTGTACAGGTTTAGGAAGAGTATTTAACTCTTCAAAATTAACAAGTTTTTTTTCATTTGATGCATTAGTGAAAAGATCTTTAGATGCAGAAGATGTAAAATTAAGCCAAGAGATTTGAAGTACGAAAAAAGCTAAAAGTGCCAATACGGATAAAATAATAGTAGTTTTTAGAACAAACATGTAAACTCTTTTTAGAAATTATACTTTATTTATTAGGCATAAAATAAATTATTGTAAAATTGCATTTGTAAAAACTATTTTATGAAATAAAATTAAGGAAGATTTATTATGGCATATGCAGAAGCAAGACATATATTAGTACCGACAGAGGAAGAGTGTAATGCTCTAAAAGCAGAGATCGAAGCTGGAGCAGACTTTGCAGATATAGCAGCACAAAAATCAGAATGCCCATCTGGTAGAAACGGCGGAGCTTTAGGTAGATTTTCTCCTGGTCAAATGGTACCTGAATTTGATGAGGCTGTATTTCGCGGTGGTGATGTAGGTGAACTTCAAGGACCTATACAGACACAATTTGGTTTTCACCTTTTAGAAGTTACAGCAAGAGGCTAAGTCATGGTAAAAGTAGCGGCACTTCAGATGGCAATGGGGGAAGATAAAGAGGCAAATGTAAATAAAGCTGAATCTTTTGTTAGAGAAGCTGCTTCTAATGGAGCAAACATTATCTTGCTGCCTGAGTTGTTTGAGGGCTTATACTTTTGTAAAGACATGGACAAAAAGTATTTTGAGTGGGCTAAACCACTTCAAAATAATAAACTGATAGAGCGTTTTGCACTGCTTGCAGATGAACTTAATGTGGTTATATTGGTTTCTTATTTTGAAAAAGCAAAAAATAAATATGATGAGGTTGAGTATTTCAACTCTTTAGTTGTAGTAAATGCAGATGGAACTATAGGCGATAACTACCGTAAAACTCATATACCTGACGGTCCTGGATATGAAGAGAAGTTTTACTTTAAACCTGGAGATACTGGATTTAAAGTATGGGATACAAAGTTTGGTCGTATAGGTGTAGGGATCTGTTGGGATCAGTGGTTTAGTGAGACAGCACGTGCACTGGCTATTAAAGGTGCTGAGATAATTTTTTACCCTACTGCGATCGGAAGTGAACCTGAGATTGGAGTTGATTCTAAAGATCATTGGCAGCGTGTACAGATGGGTCACTCAGCTTGTAACACTGTGCCTGTAGTTGCAGCAAACCGAATTGGTGTAGAGGATGGTGAGAGTTGTTCTCTGACATTTTACGGTTCATCTTTTATGACTGATTACACTGGTAAAAAAATAGCTGAAGCAAGCCGTGATAAAGAGGAGATCATTTACGCTGAGTACGATCTAGAAGAGAATAAAAAACAGCGTATCTACTGGGGGCTTTTACGAGATAGACGTCCTAGTTGTTATGAAGATCTGACAATATAATCTCTTCTAACTCTTCAAGCGGTGCACTTATTAGACCTTCAAACTGATTTTTATTAAAAGTTTGTTGTCGTTTTGCAAGTTGTGCCGTGTGGATTGAGATAAGCTCTAACATCTCTTTTTTATCTATCTTTCCATCTAAATAATCAAGTACTTCAACTATTCCTATAGCTCCCATAGAGTTTGGCTCTCTAGTATATTTTTGCTCTAAATATGCCACTTCATCAATTAGACCCATATCTAACATTTTAGAGGTGCGTTTTTGAATTCTTTGTCTTAAAACATCACGCTCTACATCTATGTTGAAAATTATAAGATCTTTAATGATCGGTTTTGGAGGATTTTGCTCAAACCATTTACTTGGAATTGTTTTAGAAGCTTCATATATAATCAGTGCTTTTTCTATACGGTAGCTGTCATTTGCAGATATGTTTTTCATATACTCGGGATCTTGAAGTTTTAAAAAGTTGTATGTACTTTCCAGATCTATCATAGCTCTGTTAACGTTTTTTTTACCTTCTAAACTAAGTTCAGGAACAGGTGATAAGCCTTGCAGTAGAGATTTTAAGTAAAAAGATGTTCCGCCTACTATAACAAGGTTTTTGCCGTCTTCTTTACATTTGGCAACTACATCATGATAAAGTTTTATAAAAATATCAACAGAAAAGTGTTCATTAGGGTATATCTCATCTATGCCAAAATGTTTAACTTCAGAGAGTTCTTCACGGCTAGGTTTAGCTGAAACTATATCTATCTCTTTGTAGATGCTGAGTGAGTCTATAGATAGTATATATGCATCGATTTTTTTTGCGATCTTTATGGCAAGATCACTTTTACCAGATGCTGTAGGACCTATGATGGCAAGTTGCTTCATCTACTCTCTCTTTGCGAAATTTAATTCATCCAGCATTTTATCAAAACCCGCTTTAATATCTTTTTTAGTTATATCATCATCAAGATCAATATAGTAGCTGTAGTAAAGTTTGTTTTCTTTTTTTATCTCATATCTTATGTAACTGCTTGGCATACCGTAAGCTTTTTTGTCTACATTTTGGTTTGAATTACATGTTATAGAGTTTTTGTAAGATACTATCAAGTCAACTTCACAGTTTTGATCAAAAACATAAAGGTCATTGAGTGAATTTTCTATATTTTTATTTGGTGGAAAAACCAAAAGCCTCATACACTCTATGTCCTTATCCAGTATGCGTTTATCATACACTCTGCTGATGGAATTCTCCGAGCATCCTAAAAAGAAAATGGTAGCAATAAATAGTAAAAGTTTTAAAACCATTTTAGCACTTCTACACCTATAAATATGATTCCCAAAAATGCTATAGAAGATATAAATACAAGTGCCGTAACAATGCGTGGCTGACAGTCATAAAGTGAAGCAAGGTTTACGTTTGCAATAGCTAAAGGCATAAGCAGTTCCATAAAAATAATGCCTTTGATCATTGGATCTAGATCAACAAAGCTAAGGACTATAAAAGTGACAATAGGAAGTATGAGAAATTTAAAACTCATAACCCAAAGCACTAGGCGTTTGCTTATTAGTTTGATCTTTGTTCCGTAAAGATATATTCCAAACAAAAACAGCTGCATTGTCATAGAAGCATAAGCACCCATCATAAGCATGTTCATTACAACTTCGCTTGGCTGATAGTTGTTGACACTTAGCAGTATTGCAATTATTGCAGCCCAAAGTATAGGGAGCTTTACTATATTTAAAAGTGAGGTTTTTGCATCATAAGTTCCGCGTGAATAGTAATAAACCCCCATAGTATAAACAACAAAAACATTTACCAAATTTACAACTGTTGTGTAGGGAATAGACTCCTCACCAAAGATCGCTATGTTTAGTGGAATTCCAAGATTCCCAGTATTTCCTATGATCGCTGCAACTGTAGCTATTGAGTACTCTTTTTTATTCTCAAACAAAAACTTTGCAAGTATTGCAGATATCAATATTACTACAACTACAATTGCCAGGTAAACAGATGGTGCATAGAGCAGAGTGATATCTACAGGACGAACCAAAAGTCCCCAGAAAGTTAAAAAAACCTGTAGAAAATAAACATTTAAAATAGTTATTGTTTTATCATCTATTTTTTCTTTAAAACTTATTTTAGAGATGTAACCCATAATGATAAAGATATAAATAGCAATAATGGAGTATATTATAGAGCTCATAATGAAATTATATCTAAGTATAATTAGATACAATATACTATAATGTGAATATTATTTAAAAAAGGGATAGACTTGAGTGAAGTTCATGGTGATGAAGTTTTACTAAAAGCATTGACAAAGTTTATAACTGCTTATGCACCACTAAAAGGTGAAGATTATTATGAAGCTTTGTCTAGATATGTTGTTGAAAACTTTGAATTTGAATATGCTTTTGTCGGAAAGATTAACGATAACATTACGGCTGTTGATGTAATATCCGGTTGGGCTAAAGACAAGCCGATCACAACTTTTAGTTACAACTTGGAAAATACACCGTGTGATAAAGTTGTCTCTTATGATTATGAAATCCATCCTAAAGATGTGCAAAAACTCTATCCAAACGATCAAATGATAAAGAGTATGGGTGTAGAAGCTTACTCCGGTATAGCTTTGACAAATAAAGATCAAGCACCAGTTGGAATTTTTGTAGCCATAAGTAAAAAACCTTTTAAAAACCCACAGTTGGTTGAGCATATACTAAAACTGTGTGCAGGTTTTTTAAGTGCTGAGATGCAAAGATATGCAGTTGAACTCAGCACAAAAAATTTAAAAAACATAGCTTATTATGATCCTTTAACAAAGCTACCCAATAGACTCCTTATTACAGACAGAATAGCTCGTGCTATTGCAAATCAAAGCAGAGAAAAAAATATAGTAGCAATTTGTCTGCTTGATCTGGATGGTTTTAAAGATGTAAACGATACTCTTGGACATGATGCAGGAGATTATGTTTTAATAGAAGTAGCAAGAAGAATAGAAGATCTGATAAGACCCGAAGACACTGTTGCAAGACTTGGAGGGGATGAATTTGTAATTGTTTTAAGCGATATAGATACATCTGAAGATGCCGGAAAAGTTTTAGTAAGAGTACTAAATGCAGTAGCAGCTCCGTATAATTTTAAAAATAAACTTATTAAGTCTATCTCGGCTAGTATCGGTGTAGCCATATACCCTGAAGATAATGTAGATGATGATACTCTGATAAGACACGCCGATCAAGCAATGTATAAAGCTAAAAACAGCGGTAAAAATCAGTTTCGTTTTTTTGATGCAAAAGAACATGTAAAAGTAAAAGCAAATTTCAAAGCTTTAAAGAAGATTGAAAAAGCTATTGACAACGGTGAATTTCAACTCTATTATCAACCAAAACTTAGTGCACATAATTTAAAAGTTGAAAGCTTTGAAGTACTTTCCAGATGGGTACATCCTGTTCTTGGAGTGCTATCACCAAGTGAGTTTTTACCACTTATAGAAAATGATGATTTGATGTATAAGTTTGATGAGTGGGTTATTAGAGAGTCATTACTAGGTGTTGAGAAGTTAAAAAAAGAAGGTATTAATGTATATCTGTCCGTAAATATATCGCCTAAACAGTTTAAACAAACTAACTTTGTAGGTAAGGTTAAAAACATTGTTACTGATATGGGTATAGACCCTTCTTATTTAAAGCAAATAGAGTTTGAAATAACTGAAAACACGGCTTTAGAGAGTATAACTCATACCAATGAGACTATGTTTGAATTAAACAGTATGGGTGTTAGTTTTGCTTTGGATGATTTTGGAACCGGTTATTCATCTTTAACACACTTGAAACAGCTCAATGTAAACACCATTAAAATAGATAGAAGTTTTATAGATGATATGCTGCATGACTCGCAAGATATGGCTATTGTAAATGCCATAATTTCACTCTCTAAAGTTTTTCAAATTGAAGTTGTAGCTGAGGGTGCTGAAAATATAGAACAACTTCTGATGCTTCTGGAACTTGGTTGTGATTCTATTCAAGGCTATACTATTGCAAAACCTATGAGTTATGAAGCTACACTAATTTATATGAAAAATTTTACATCTGACCCTAGATGGAAAGTTGTTACAAAAAATATTCCTAGACGTGCTGACTTTGAACTGTTACTTGCTGAGAGCAACCATAAATACTGGGCTGAACTTGTAATAGACAGTATAAGTAGAGACAACTATAAAAATATTCCACAGCTTTCATATAATTCGTGTAGACTTGGAAAATGGATGCATAATAACGGGAAAGTGCACTTTTCAAAATATGGAAGCTTTCATGAGTTAAAAACTATTCATAAAAATATACATAAAGAGGTTGGTTTAATTATTGAAAAGTTAAGTAAAGGTGCTTCAGAAGAAGAAAGAGAAAAAAGTATTGAAAAAATTGTAACTATGAGAAATAAACTTGTATCTGCAATAAATAAATTAGAAATAGAGTATAAAGAAGATAAGGGGATTAAACAATGAGCAGTCAGCTAGGGGAAATAAAATGGAGTACAGATTATGAAACAGGTGTTGAGGAAATAGATGAACAACACCATATATTAGTAAACACTCTAAATGAAGCTAACGAGCTTCTTACAAAAGAGTATTCTTTAGAAAATTTGCAAAACATAACGAAGGATCTACTTAGTTATGCACTTTACCATTTTGAAACAGAAGAGGAGTTAATGCAGGAGTACAACTATGAAGGTGAGGCTCCAAAAGACTTTGAGAATCATATGAAACAACACAGAGATTTTTCTGCAAAAGTTGTTGAGGTTAGAGACTCTTTAAAATCAGGTAACCTGATAGGTCAAGATGAACTTATAAGTTTTTTATTAAACTGGCTACTTAATCATATAGATAAAACAGATAAGAAGTTAGGTAAATTCTTATCAGAGAAAATGTAAAGAACATTTTTATAATTTGTGAAGTGTGATATAAGATGAATTATAAATTTTCAGAAATAGCTGATATTAAAATGTTGCAGGACCTACTCGATGGTTTTGCTCCACTGTATCCAGTGGCTACTGCAATTCTTGACGTAGATGGTGAGATACTTGCCGCTTCAAACTGGAGACGTATATGTACAGCTTATCACAGGGTTGAACCGACAACATCTCAGAGATGTTTAGAGAGTGATACTGCACTAGCAAACGGACTAAGTGAACAAAAAGAATATAACGTTTATAAATGTAAAAATGGTCTTGTTGATGTCGCGTTTCCAATAATTATAGACGGTAAACACCTTGCCAATTTTTTTATCGGACAGTTTCTTTTTGAAGAGCCAGATAGAGAATATTTTATAAATCAAGCTAAAACATTCGGTTTTGACACATCAGACTATTTAAAAGCTCTTGATGAAGTAAAAGTTATACCTGAACAAGAGATAAAAAACCTTTTAGAGTTTTTTGCCAAACAAGTAAATATTTTAGCAAAGCTCGGAAAAGCAAATCTAGACGAACAGAATATTAATGCTAAGCTTGAGCAAAAAGTTCAAGCAAGAACAGTGGAACTTGAAAAAATAAACCAACTTTTAAAAAAATCACAGGAGATTGCCAATTTGGGAATTTGGGAGTTGGATATAGTCAACAATAAGTTGTACTGGTCAGATGAAATATTTAAGATATTTGAAAAAAATAAAAAGAATTTTTCTGCATCATATGAAGGTTTTATAGAGGTTGTACACCCTGATGATCGTGAGCTGGTTTCCAGTGCTTATGAGAACTCTATTGTTACTAAAGAGAAGTATCAAATCGCTCATAGATTGATTATGGATGATGGACGGATCAAGTGGGTAGAGGAACAGTGTGAAACTGAATTTGACTCGCAAGGAAATGCTCTTAAATCAATTGGAACTGTTTATGATATTACAAGACGTAAAGAGGTAGAAGAACTTCTACAAGAGACACTTGATAAACAAAATGCCATACTAAAAGTGGAAAATGTAGGATTTGCTTTTACAAAAAAGAGAAAGTTTACATGGGTGAATAGTGCATTTGAAAATATGTTTGGTTATGACAATGGTGAACTTGTTGGAAAAAGCACAAGAACTATTTATGCAAGTGATGAAGGGTATCGTTATTATGGAAAGGTAGGATATCCAAAGCTAGTTGAAAACGGTGTCTATAATCAAGAGGTAGAGTGTATTAGAAAAGATGGCAGTCATTTCACGATATTGGCAAGTATGACAGCACTGACGAATGATTTAAGTGAAGCAGTCGGTGTTTTTGTTGATGTGACAGAAGCTACTGAACTAAGAAAACAATTAGAAGAAATTAATCAGCAATTAGCTGAACGAGCTAACAGAGATTTCCTAACAAAACTTTACAATAGACGTGGCTTTGAGGAACGTTGCAAAGAGGTAATTGAATTTGCAAAGAGGGAAGGTTCAAAAATTAGTATTGCAATGTTTGATGTTGATCATTTCAAGAAGGTTAATGATACATTTGGGCACGATGAAGGTGATAAAGTTTTAAAGTTTGTCGCAGATACTTTAGTTGATATAGGTAGAAAAAGTGATATTATAGGTCGTTATGGTGGGGAAGAGTTTATTTTGTTAATGCCTCCAAAAACAGATGTAGAAGAATCTATTATTGCAGCAGAAAGAGTTAGGCTGTCTATTCAGAATAATCCTATTGATAATATTGGTAAAATAACTATTAGTGCCGGAGTCGCAACTATATTTCCTAATCCAAACGATGATACGAAACAAATTGCAGATATTTTAAGAAAACAGGCAGATAAAGCACTCTATTATGCTAAAGAAAACGGTAGAAACAGAGTAGTTCATTCTGATAAATTGTAGATTAATTAGTTTTTGGAGAAAAGATGAAACAAGATAAACTTCTTATAGTATGGTCAAGTGGTGAAATAGACGTAGCTAAAAGACTTATACTTCTTTACGGCTCAGTGATGCTTGAGAGAAAATATTGGGACGCGGCTACTATTATGGTTTGGGGACCATCAGCAAAGCTAATAGCTGAAAATAAAGAGATTCAAGAAAGAGTCAAAGTAGTTATGGATACAGGTGTAAAGTTTAATACATGCGTAGTTTGCTCAGATGAATACGGTATAACTGATCAGCTAAAAGAGTTAGGAATAGAGCCTATACATACAGGCGAGATGTTGACTGAATCTCTAAAGAGTGACGACACAAAAGTTTTAACATTTTAATTGTATAATTTTGCCATGCAAACATTAGAAAATATACAACAAACGATCAAAGAAAACCTGGCTGTAATGGTGTACTTCTCAGCTCCCACATGTAATGTATGCCATGCTTTAAAACCAAAACTTTTAGAAGCACTTGAAGCAAACTTTGAAGACTTTAAAGTTGAGAGTGTAGATATAAGTGTAAATGAAGATATAGCACCGCACTTTGGAGTTTTTGCTATTCCTACTATATTGATTTTTTTAGATGGCAAAGAGTTTTTACGCAAAAGCAGAAATATGAGTGTTGATGAGGTAATCCGCGAGATCAAACGTCCATACGAGATAATGACATCTTAATGAAAAATATACTAATAACTGGATGCTCAAGCGGAATAGGTTACGACACTGCACACTATCTTCAACAAAACGGTTACAAAGTTTATGCAACTGCCAGAGAGCAAGAAGATGTTGAGCGTTTAAAAGCCGAAGGTTTACGCTCATATCTTTTAGATGTAAGAGATGCTGAGCAGATAAAAGAAGTGCTAGATTTGATTATAAAAGAAGACGGCGAGTTATATGCACTGTTTAACAATGCTGGATTCGGTCAGCCTGGAGCTGTAGAAGATATTACAACTACAGTTCTTAAAGAGCAGTTTGAGACAAACCTTTTTGGTTTGCATGAGCTTACATATCAAGTTTTAAAAATTATGCGCTCTCAAGGTTATGGTCGAATTATGCAGCACTCTTCCGTTTTAGGAATAATCTCTCTTCGTTTCCGTGGAGCCTACAATGCAAGCAAATATGCAATAGAAGGGTTGTGCGATACTTTGCGTCTGGAACTTATGGACAGCGATATATATGTAAGTACTATAAATACTGGTCCTGTAAAAAGTGATTTTAGAAAAAACGCAACTATAAAATTTAGACAAAATGTAGATTTAGAACAGAGTTTGTGGAAAAGCGAGTATGAAGCTCAGTTGTTAGAGAGAAAAGAGAGTAAAGATACTGACATCTTTACAAAAAACAGCGATGTTGTTATAAAAAACATAGTCCATGCACTTGAAGCTAAAAAACCTCGTCCTAGATACTATAATACCTTAGCCACCCATTTACTGGGTGGCTTTAAAAGAGTTTTACCAACGTCTTTTTTAGATAAGTTACTGTTAAAAATATAGTTATTTAACTTTTTTTACAGCTTTCTTAGCTACTTTTTTTGCTACTTTTTTAGTAGCAGGTTTTTTCTTTAGAACTTTTTTCGTAGCTTTCTTTGCTACTTCTTTAAGCTCTTTTTTCTTAACAGCTTTTTTTGCTGTTTTTCTTACGATCTTTTTAACAGCTTTTTTCTTTAGAACCTTTGCCATTTCTAACTCCTGTTGTTATATATTTATTACATCTGTAATAAACTCCAAGTAGTATATATTTTTTGATTTATAATGTCAAATTTGGTTACATAATGGTGACATTTTGGTTACAAAGTTTTATCTAAGAAAAGCTTCTAGTCTTAATCTACGGTATAAATATTGTACATATAAATATATATTATTTTTAAGGAAGCAATATGGATTATGAAAACATGTATAAAAAAGCATATGACTGGGCTTTAACTCATACTTTTGAAGAGATTGAGATCGACTATGCCGCAAGACTTGCACTAAAAATGTTAGATGATTCGTGTAATATGACACATGAAGATAGAAGAGTTTTTTTTAATGTATATGACGCTTTAACAGACAGAGCAGATGTAAAACTTGAAGATGATGTAAATCAGCTTATACAACTCGCAAGAAACAGACAGACTATATTTTCAAAACCAGAGTTTGCTCATATAGTCCATGCTTGTAAAATGGAAGTTATGCCTACAACTGAAAAAAGAGATATGAAAAAGTTTAAAAAACTGGTTAGAAAAAATTTAGGGTTACTAGAAGAGGAATAAGTGATTTTGAAGAGAGATGCAACCATCTCTAATCAAAGTTTCTGAATAGATATAGAATTATAAACTTTAAATTAATAAACAACTTCAATTATTTATATAAAAAATGTTC
This region of Sulfurimonas sp. genomic DNA includes:
- a CDS encoding bacteriohemerythrin, with amino-acid sequence MSSQLGEIKWSTDYETGVEEIDEQHHILVNTLNEANELLTKEYSLENLQNITKDLLSYALYHFETEEELMQEYNYEGEAPKDFENHMKQHRDFSAKVVEVRDSLKSGNLIGQDELISFLLNWLLNHIDKTDKKLGKFLSEKM
- a CDS encoding AEC family transporter, translating into MSSIIYSIIAIYIFIIMGYISKISFKEKIDDKTITILNVYFLQVFLTFWGLLVRPVDITLLYAPSVYLAIVVVVILISAILAKFLFENKKEYSIATVAAIIGNTGNLGIPLNIAIFGEESIPYTTVVNLVNVFVVYTMGVYYYSRGTYDAKTSLLNIVKLPILWAAIIAILLSVNNYQPSEVVMNMLMMGAYASMTMQLFLFGIYLYGTKIKLISKRLVLWVMSFKFLILPIVTFIVLSFVDLDPMIKGIIFMELLMPLAIANVNLASLYDCQPRIVTALVFISSIAFLGIIFIGVEVLKWF
- a CDS encoding peptidylprolyl isomerase, with product MAYAEARHILVPTEEECNALKAEIEAGADFADIAAQKSECPSGRNGGALGRFSPGQMVPEFDEAVFRGGDVGELQGPIQTQFGFHLLEVTARG
- a CDS encoding SDR family NAD(P)-dependent oxidoreductase, with the protein product MKNILITGCSSGIGYDTAHYLQQNGYKVYATAREQEDVERLKAEGLRSYLLDVRDAEQIKEVLDLIIKEDGELYALFNNAGFGQPGAVEDITTTVLKEQFETNLFGLHELTYQVLKIMRSQGYGRIMQHSSVLGIISLRFRGAYNASKYAIEGLCDTLRLELMDSDIYVSTINTGPVKSDFRKNATIKFRQNVDLEQSLWKSEYEAQLLERKESKDTDIFTKNSDVVIKNIVHALEAKKPRPRYYNTLATHLLGGFKRVLPTSFLDKLLLKI
- a CDS encoding PocR ligand-binding domain-containing protein, with protein sequence MNYKFSEIADIKMLQDLLDGFAPLYPVATAILDVDGEILAASNWRRICTAYHRVEPTTSQRCLESDTALANGLSEQKEYNVYKCKNGLVDVAFPIIIDGKHLANFFIGQFLFEEPDREYFINQAKTFGFDTSDYLKALDEVKVIPEQEIKNLLEFFAKQVNILAKLGKANLDEQNINAKLEQKVQARTVELEKINQLLKKSQEIANLGIWELDIVNNKLYWSDEIFKIFEKNKKNFSASYEGFIEVVHPDDRELVSSAYENSIVTKEKYQIAHRLIMDDGRIKWVEEQCETEFDSQGNALKSIGTVYDITRRKEVEELLQETLDKQNAILKVENVGFAFTKKRKFTWVNSAFENMFGYDNGELVGKSTRTIYASDEGYRYYGKVGYPKLVENGVYNQEVECIRKDGSHFTILASMTALTNDLSEAVGVFVDVTEATELRKQLEEINQQLAERANRDFLTKLYNRRGFEERCKEVIEFAKREGSKISIAMFDVDHFKKVNDTFGHDEGDKVLKFVADTLVDIGRKSDIIGRYGGEEFILLMPPKTDVEESIIAAERVRLSIQNNPIDNIGKITISAGVATIFPNPNDDTKQIADILRKQADKALYYAKENGRNRVVHSDKL
- a CDS encoding DUF6544 family protein codes for the protein MFVLKTTIILSVLALLAFFVLQISWLNFTSSASKDLFTNASNEKKLVNFEELNTLPKPVQKYFHLVLKDKSAIINRAYVSQVGEFRMDENSEKFSKTEAQQFFSTKPKGFTWHAKISIDAGIYVNVFDSYIDSKAGIKAKFLSVYTVVDQFEKKELNEAALQRYLAEAIWYPTALLPSQGVKWTSIDANTAKATITDGDTTTSLEFSFNEKGEISSIYSPNRFRGVDDHYIATPWSCKVSNYVQKDHYLIPQYGEVSWLINNKEFTYYKLNIQDVQYN
- the aguB gene encoding N-carbamoylputrescine amidase, encoding MVKVAALQMAMGEDKEANVNKAESFVREAASNGANIILLPELFEGLYFCKDMDKKYFEWAKPLQNNKLIERFALLADELNVVILVSYFEKAKNKYDEVEYFNSLVVVNADGTIGDNYRKTHIPDGPGYEEKFYFKPGDTGFKVWDTKFGRIGVGICWDQWFSETARALAIKGAEIIFYPTAIGSEPEIGVDSKDHWQRVQMGHSACNTVPVVAANRIGVEDGESCSLTFYGSSFMTDYTGKKIAEASRDKEEIIYAEYDLEENKKQRIYWGLLRDRRPSCYEDLTI
- a CDS encoding EAL domain-containing protein, whose protein sequence is MSEVHGDEVLLKALTKFITAYAPLKGEDYYEALSRYVVENFEFEYAFVGKINDNITAVDVISGWAKDKPITTFSYNLENTPCDKVVSYDYEIHPKDVQKLYPNDQMIKSMGVEAYSGIALTNKDQAPVGIFVAISKKPFKNPQLVEHILKLCAGFLSAEMQRYAVELSTKNLKNIAYYDPLTKLPNRLLITDRIARAIANQSREKNIVAICLLDLDGFKDVNDTLGHDAGDYVLIEVARRIEDLIRPEDTVARLGGDEFVIVLSDIDTSEDAGKVLVRVLNAVAAPYNFKNKLIKSISASIGVAIYPEDNVDDDTLIRHADQAMYKAKNSGKNQFRFFDAKEHVKVKANFKALKKIEKAIDNGEFQLYYQPKLSAHNLKVESFEVLSRWVHPVLGVLSPSEFLPLIENDDLMYKFDEWVIRESLLGVEKLKKEGINVYLSVNISPKQFKQTNFVGKVKNIVTDMGIDPSYLKQIEFEITENTALESITHTNETMFELNSMGVSFALDDFGTGYSSLTHLKQLNVNTIKIDRSFIDDMLHDSQDMAIVNAIISLSKVFQIEVVAEGAENIEQLLMLLELGCDSIQGYTIAKPMSYEATLIYMKNFTSDPRWKVVTKNIPRRADFELLLAESNHKYWAELVIDSISRDNYKNIPQLSYNSCRLGKWMHNNGKVHFSKYGSFHELKTIHKNIHKEVGLIIEKLSKGASEEEREKSIEKIVTMRNKLVSAINKLEIEYKEDKGIKQ
- a CDS encoding thioredoxin family protein, producing MQTLENIQQTIKENLAVMVYFSAPTCNVCHALKPKLLEALEANFEDFKVESVDISVNEDIAPHFGVFAIPTILIFLDGKEFLRKSRNMSVDEVIREIKRPYEIMTS
- the miaA gene encoding tRNA (adenosine(37)-N6)-dimethylallyltransferase MiaA encodes the protein MKQLAIIGPTASGKSDLAIKIAKKIDAYILSIDSLSIYKEIDIVSAKPSREELSEVKHFGIDEIYPNEHFSVDIFIKLYHDVVAKCKEDGKNLVIVGGTSFYLKSLLQGLSPVPELSLEGKKNVNRAMIDLESTYNFLKLQDPEYMKNISANDSYRIEKALIIYEASKTIPSKWFEQNPPKPIIKDLIIFNIDVERDVLRQRIQKRTSKMLDMGLIDEVAYLEQKYTREPNSMGAIGIVEVLDYLDGKIDKKEMLELISIHTAQLAKRQQTFNKNQFEGLISAPLEELEEIILSDLHNN
- a CDS encoding DsrE family protein codes for the protein MKQDKLLIVWSSGEIDVAKRLILLYGSVMLERKYWDAATIMVWGPSAKLIAENKEIQERVKVVMDTGVKFNTCVVCSDEYGITDQLKELGIEPIHTGEMLTESLKSDDTKVLTF